A segment of the Georgenia sp. M64 genome:
CTGCTGACGCACGTGGCTCTCCACCCGGGCGGCGGGCACGTCGAGGAGGAGCAGGACGTGCGACGCGATGGCCAGGCCGGCTTCGAGGGTCTCCGGGACCACCTCCGCGGCCCCGGCCGCCCGCAGCTCCGCGGTGTGCGCCTCGTCCCGGGTCCGCACGACGACGGGCAGTTCGGGCCGGGTGCGCTGGACGTGACCGAGTAGCACCAGGGCCGAGGGGATGTCATCGTGGGCGATGACCACGAGGCTCGCCCGATTCAAGCCCACGGCCTCGATCAGGGAAGGGTCGCCGGCGTCGCCGTAGTAGACGGGCTCGCCGACGTGCCGTGCCGCTCGCACGCGGTCTGCGTCGAGGTCGACGGCGACGTATGGGAGGGCCTCCTGCTCGAGGAGGTGCGCCACGCCCTGACCGATGCGTCCGTAGCCACAGATGACGACGTGGCCTTGAAGGTCGGTGGGCAGCAGCTGTGTAGTCCCGTCTGCTTCCGCCGCGGCAGTGCTCCGGCGGCTTACGGCGTTGCCGATGGCCCGGTTCTTCCGGATGAGGAATGTGCCAACGATCATCGACAGCAGGACAGAGGCGAGCCCGATTTGACCGAGCTGCTCGCCGATGACGCCGCCCGTGAGGGCGATCGAGAGCAGCGCGAGGCCGAACTCCCCGCCGACAGCGAGGAGGAGCCCGGTCCGTGCCGCGACCGCTCGCTCCTGGCCCGATGCGGCGACGAGGATCGTGACGAGGAGTGCCTTCGTGACCACGAGGACGACGGCGCCGAGCAACGCCCAGGCCCAGATGTCAGGCAGCGCGGAGGGCTGGAACTGCATGCCGATCGCGACGAAGAACAGCCCGAGCAGGACGTCGCGGAACGGGCGGATCGTCGTCTCTGCGGCGTGTCGGAACTCAGTCTCACCGAGGGTCATCCCGGCAAGGAAAGCCCCGAACGCGAGCGAGAGGCCGAGGCTGTTGGTCGTCATGGCGGCGACGAGGACGACGAAGAGCACCGTCAGCGTGAAGGTCTCCGTAGAGCCACGCCGAGCGACCACCCGGAACAGAGGGTGCAGGAGCCGTCGACCGAGGACGAACACCAAGGCGATCGCCAACGCCGCCTTCGCGGTCGCCAGGATGAGCTCGGGGCCGAGCGTGCTCACCCCGGAGGCCGCCGCGAGTGCGGGGATGACGACGACGAAAGGCACCGCGGTGACGTCCTGAAAGACCGACATGGCCAGGCCCAGGCGTCCGGAACGCGTGTTCTCCTCCCCCTGCTCGGCCAACTGCTTGCCGATGATCG
Coding sequences within it:
- a CDS encoding cation:proton antiporter — translated: MEALPQIVLLLGLAVAVVVALQRFNVPSTVGYLLVGVILGPGTIGPVVDAAYIDTVAEFGIVFLLFTIGLSYSLPELRSMRRLLPVLGTGQVVLTTALVTLGAWLIGLPVAAAFVIGAVFAQSSTTIIGKQLAEQGEENTRSGRLGLAMSVFQDVTAVPFVVVIPALAAASGVSTLGPELILATAKAALAIALVFVLGRRLLHPLFRVVARRGSTETFTLTVLFVVLVAAMTTNSLGLSLAFGAFLAGMTLGETEFRHAAETTIRPFRDVLLGLFFVAIGMQFQPSALPDIWAWALLGAVVLVVTKALLVTILVAASGQERAVAARTGLLLAVGGEFGLALLSIALTGGVIGEQLGQIGLASVLLSMIVGTFLIRKNRAIGNAVSRRSTAAAEADGTTQLLPTDLQGHVVICGYGRIGQGVAHLLEQEALPYVAVDLDADRVRAARHVGEPVYYGDAGDPSLIEAVGLNRASLVVIAHDDIPSALVLLGHVQRTRPELPVVVRTRDEAHTAELRAAGAAEVVPETLEAGLAIASHVLLLLDVPAARVESHVRQQRSGQYTLMREFFHGSEPTGAPVGASRAVRTVVVPVDGVMVGRPIESLEGVDVAVSALKRGPHRVVVAPVSGHRIEEGDVVVLVGSEEALSEAERALLRTAR